The Cellulomonas sp. S1-8 genome has a window encoding:
- the der gene encoding ribosome biogenesis GTPase Der — MEQPDPTMTRAPHDDGSDATEPAAPLPAGAGDDDATADVTAATAAADDRSVDDADRERALRAGLEEYDLADEDLALLGGEGLDGDEREVEISLPVLAVVGRPNVGKSTLVNRILGRREAVVEDNPGVTRDRVSYPAEWAGRRFTLVDTGGWEVDVAGIHKRVAQQAEVAIELSDAVMFVVDATVGSTDTDEQVVRLLRRSGKPVVLVANKVDGPAVEADAATLWSLGLGEPHPISALHGRGTGDLLDAAMAALPRQSAHAVPLPDGPRRVALVGRPNVGKSSMLNKVVGSERVVVDEVAGTTRDPVDELVALGGKPWVFVDTAGIRRRVHQTSGADFYASLRTQAAIDKAEVAVVLVDASEPMTEQDIRIVQHVIDAGRALVVAYNKWDLMDEDRRPYLEREIEQQLVQVQWAPRVNVSAKTGWHTDRLVPALERSLASWDTRISTGRLNAFLGELVSAHPHPLRGGKQPRILFATQASTRPPRFVIFATGFLEPTYRRFIERRLRETFGFEGTPISISVRVREKRRR; from the coding sequence ATGGAGCAGCCTGACCCCACGATGACTCGCGCCCCGCACGACGACGGGAGCGACGCGACCGAGCCTGCCGCGCCGCTGCCCGCAGGGGCCGGGGACGACGACGCGACGGCCGACGTCACCGCGGCGACGGCTGCGGCCGACGACAGGTCTGTCGACGACGCCGACCGCGAGCGGGCGCTGCGCGCCGGGCTCGAGGAGTACGACCTCGCGGACGAGGACCTGGCGCTCCTGGGCGGCGAGGGCCTCGACGGCGACGAGCGCGAGGTCGAGATCTCGCTGCCGGTGCTGGCCGTCGTCGGACGCCCGAACGTCGGCAAGTCCACCCTCGTCAACCGCATCCTGGGCCGCCGCGAGGCCGTCGTCGAGGACAACCCCGGGGTCACGCGCGACCGGGTCAGCTACCCCGCGGAGTGGGCCGGACGCCGGTTCACGCTCGTGGACACCGGTGGCTGGGAGGTCGACGTCGCCGGCATCCACAAGCGCGTCGCGCAGCAGGCCGAGGTCGCGATCGAGCTGTCCGACGCCGTCATGTTCGTCGTCGACGCGACCGTCGGGTCCACGGACACCGACGAGCAGGTCGTGCGCCTGCTGCGCCGCTCCGGCAAGCCCGTCGTGCTCGTCGCCAACAAGGTCGACGGCCCCGCGGTCGAGGCCGACGCCGCCACCCTGTGGTCGCTCGGCCTGGGGGAGCCGCACCCGATCTCGGCGCTGCACGGGCGCGGCACCGGCGACCTGCTCGACGCCGCGATGGCCGCCCTGCCGCGGCAGTCCGCGCACGCCGTGCCGCTGCCCGACGGGCCCCGCCGCGTCGCGCTCGTCGGCCGGCCCAACGTCGGCAAGTCCTCGATGCTCAACAAGGTCGTCGGGTCCGAGCGCGTCGTCGTCGACGAGGTCGCCGGCACGACGCGCGACCCCGTCGACGAGCTCGTCGCGCTGGGCGGCAAGCCCTGGGTCTTCGTCGACACCGCCGGCATCCGGCGGCGCGTGCACCAGACCTCCGGCGCCGACTTCTACGCCTCGCTGCGCACGCAGGCGGCGATCGACAAGGCCGAGGTCGCGGTCGTCCTCGTCGACGCCTCGGAGCCGATGACCGAGCAGGACATCCGCATCGTCCAGCACGTCATCGACGCGGGCCGCGCGCTGGTCGTCGCGTACAACAAGTGGGACCTCATGGACGAGGACCGGCGCCCGTACCTCGAGCGCGAGATCGAGCAGCAGCTCGTCCAGGTGCAGTGGGCGCCGCGCGTCAACGTGTCCGCGAAGACCGGCTGGCACACCGACCGCCTCGTCCCCGCGCTCGAGCGGTCACTCGCCTCGTGGGACACCCGCATCTCCACCGGGCGCCTCAACGCGTTCCTCGGCGAGCTGGTCTCCGCGCACCCGCACCCGCTGCGCGGGGGCAAGCAGCCGCGCATCCTGTTCGCGACGCAGGCCTCCACGCGTCCGCCGCGGTTCGTCATCTTCGCCACCGGCTTCCTCGAGCCGACCTACCGACGGTTCATCGAGCGCCGCCTGCGTGAGACGTTCGGGTTCGAGGGCACGCCCATCTCGATCTCCGTGCGGGTCCGCGAGAAGCGCAGGCGGTGA
- a CDS encoding RNA polymerase sigma factor, translating to MTGPFEDVVRAHGGTVLRVCRAVLGAGDADDAWSETFVAALRAWPDLPADANVEAWLVTVARRKSIDELRRRARHAVPVGDVAQWRGEPLVGVLPGPGDHDLDLWRAVGTLPDRQRRAVVLHHLGGLPYAEVARLVGGTDTAARRAGADGVATLRRTYGAAAPRRTSGTTTDDQGAS from the coding sequence ATGACCGGACCGTTCGAGGACGTCGTGCGCGCGCACGGCGGCACCGTGCTGCGCGTCTGCCGCGCCGTGCTGGGGGCGGGTGACGCCGACGACGCCTGGTCCGAGACGTTCGTCGCGGCGTTGCGTGCCTGGCCGGACCTGCCCGCCGACGCCAACGTCGAGGCGTGGCTCGTCACGGTCGCGCGGCGCAAGTCGATCGACGAGCTGCGGCGCCGCGCACGTCACGCCGTACCCGTCGGGGACGTCGCGCAGTGGCGCGGCGAGCCGCTCGTCGGCGTCTTGCCCGGGCCGGGGGACCACGACCTGGACCTGTGGCGCGCGGTGGGCACGCTGCCGGACCGGCAGCGCCGCGCCGTCGTCCTGCACCATCTGGGCGGCCTGCCGTACGCGGAGGTCGCCCGCCTCGTGGGCGGCACCGACACGGCCGCGCGACGCGCCGGCGCGGACGGCGTCGCGACGCTGCGCCGCACCTACGGGGCGGCGGCACCGCGACGCACGTCCGGCACGACGACCGACGACCAGGGGGCATCATGA
- a CDS encoding aldo/keto reductase, producing MSTPTITLNNGVEIPQVGFGTFQVTPDETQRTVEDVLAVGYRHIDTAAGYYNEAGVGAALRAGVVPRDDVFVTTKLRNGEHGYDQALRAFEDSRRALGIDVVDLYLIHWPVPTQDLYVETWRALEKLLADGAVRAIGVSNFLPEHLDRLVRESDVVPAVNQIEVHPTYQQPTTQEASTRHGIAVEAYSPLGQGHDLRSAPLASTAKRLGITPGQVALRWHVQAGRIVIPKSISPDRIRSNLDLFSFDLPAEDLAAIDGLDTDHRLGADPATAAFTQMR from the coding sequence ATGAGCACCCCCACGATCACCCTCAACAACGGCGTCGAGATCCCGCAGGTCGGCTTCGGGACGTTCCAGGTGACGCCCGACGAGACCCAGCGCACGGTCGAGGACGTCCTGGCGGTGGGGTACCGCCACATCGACACCGCGGCCGGCTACTACAACGAGGCGGGCGTCGGGGCGGCGCTCCGGGCGGGTGTGGTGCCGCGGGACGACGTCTTCGTCACGACCAAGCTGCGCAACGGCGAGCACGGGTACGACCAGGCGCTGCGGGCGTTCGAGGACAGCCGCCGCGCGCTGGGGATCGACGTCGTCGACCTGTACCTCATCCACTGGCCGGTCCCCACGCAGGACCTGTACGTCGAGACGTGGCGCGCGCTCGAGAAGCTGCTCGCGGACGGCGCGGTCCGCGCGATCGGCGTGTCGAACTTCCTGCCCGAGCACCTCGACCGGCTCGTGCGCGAGTCGGACGTCGTGCCGGCCGTCAACCAGATCGAGGTGCACCCGACGTACCAGCAGCCCACCACCCAGGAGGCGTCGACCCGGCACGGCATCGCCGTCGAGGCGTACTCACCGCTGGGCCAGGGCCACGACCTGCGATCGGCGCCGCTCGCGTCCACCGCCAAGCGGCTGGGCATCACCCCCGGTCAGGTCGCGCTGCGCTGGCACGTGCAGGCGGGGCGCATCGTCATCCCCAAGTCGATCTCGCCCGACCGCATCCGGTCGAACCTCGACCTGTTCTCGTTCGACCTCCCGGCCGAGGACCTCGCCGCGATCGACGGGCTCGACACGGACCACCGCCTCGGTGCCGACCCCGCCACGGCCGCGTTCACGCAGATGCGCTGA
- a CDS encoding MFS transporter: protein MTEPTPDTTGGTADRPAQGSGSPVTVASLRRRTITVLAAAQVLSGLAAGSIVSVGSLLAVELSGSDAWAGSVTTAATLGAALAALSLARLAESHGRRRALATGLALASTGALGVVLAAVLASFPLLLVASALMGVGAAVNLQSRFAATDLSTPATRSRDLSLVVWTGTVGAVIGPNLVHLDAPLARLTGLPELGAVFLFSAAGMIAALLVVHAGLRPEPLDVVGREGGVAGARAHVPLRVAVVTLRHHPRAMAAVLGIVVAHAVMVAVMSMTPVHMMGHGATVELVGLTVSLHLAAMFALAPVMGVVADRLGPRVVLTGGLVLVAGATAVCGAARGDHVGVTVGLVLLGLGWSAATVAGSSIVAGDVPGPERVTIQGLSDALMSLAGAGGGALAGVALALGGYDGLNVAAAAVTVAGLVAVLLVHRRAPSPRRFPAQDARVEG, encoded by the coding sequence GTGACCGAACCCACCCCTGACACCACCGGTGGGACGGCCGACCGGCCGGCGCAGGGGAGCGGCTCGCCCGTCACCGTGGCGTCGCTGCGCCGGCGCACGATCACGGTCCTCGCGGCCGCGCAAGTCCTCAGCGGACTGGCGGCGGGGTCGATCGTCTCGGTCGGCTCGCTGCTGGCGGTCGAGCTGTCCGGCTCGGACGCGTGGGCCGGGTCGGTGACCACCGCCGCGACGCTCGGCGCCGCGCTCGCCGCGCTGTCGCTCGCGCGGCTGGCCGAGTCCCACGGGCGGCGTCGCGCCCTGGCGACGGGGCTCGCGCTGGCCTCGACGGGGGCGCTCGGCGTGGTGCTGGCCGCGGTCCTGGCGAGCTTCCCGCTGCTGCTCGTCGCCAGTGCGCTCATGGGGGTGGGGGCGGCGGTGAACCTGCAGTCCCGCTTCGCGGCGACCGACCTGTCGACGCCGGCGACGCGGTCGCGTGACCTGTCCCTCGTGGTGTGGACGGGCACGGTCGGGGCCGTCATCGGTCCCAACCTCGTCCACCTCGACGCGCCGCTGGCACGCCTGACGGGCCTGCCGGAGCTGGGTGCCGTCTTCCTGTTCTCGGCGGCGGGGATGATCGCCGCGCTCCTCGTCGTGCACGCCGGGTTGCGGCCCGAGCCGCTCGACGTCGTCGGGCGGGAGGGCGGCGTCGCCGGCGCGCGCGCGCACGTGCCGCTCCGGGTCGCGGTCGTGACGTTGCGCCACCACCCCCGGGCCATGGCGGCCGTGCTGGGCATCGTCGTCGCGCACGCCGTGATGGTCGCGGTGATGTCGATGACGCCGGTCCACATGATGGGGCACGGGGCGACCGTGGAGCTCGTCGGTCTGACGGTGAGCCTGCACCTGGCCGCGATGTTCGCGCTCGCGCCCGTCATGGGCGTCGTCGCGGACCGGCTCGGGCCCCGGGTCGTGCTCACGGGCGGGCTCGTGCTGGTCGCGGGGGCGACGGCGGTGTGCGGTGCTGCGCGCGGCGACCACGTGGGCGTGACGGTCGGGCTCGTCCTGCTGGGGCTCGGCTGGTCCGCGGCGACGGTCGCCGGCTCGAGCATCGTGGCCGGGGACGTGCCGGGTCCCGAGCGGGTCACGATCCAGGGGCTGTCCGACGCTCTCATGTCGCTCGCGGGGGCGGGCGGCGGAGCTCTCGCGGGCGTCGCGCTCGCGCTCGGCGGGTACGACGGGCTGAACGTGGCCGCGGCCGCCGTGACGGTCGCCGGCCTGGTCGCGGTGCTGCTCGTGCACCGACGCGCGCCCTCGCCGCGCAGGTTCCCGGCCCAGGATGCGAGGGTGGAGGGATGA
- a CDS encoding DUF2277 domain-containing protein encodes MCRNITTLRGLEPHATDEEIEAAARQYVRKVTGVQQLSDATREPFERAVAQIAHITAHLLEDLPERRRPPATVPPLRRPEVQERIAARSAAG; translated from the coding sequence ATGTGCCGGAACATCACGACCCTGCGCGGCCTGGAGCCGCATGCCACCGACGAGGAGATCGAGGCCGCCGCACGGCAGTACGTGCGCAAGGTCACCGGTGTCCAGCAGCTGTCCGACGCCACCCGCGAGCCGTTCGAGCGGGCCGTCGCGCAGATCGCGCACATCACCGCGCACCTGCTGGAGGACCTGCCCGAGCGCCGCCGCCCGCCGGCCACGGTGCCTCCGCTGCGACGGCCCGAGGTGCAGGAACGCATCGCGGCACGCAGCGCAGCCGGCTGA
- a CDS encoding DNA alkylation repair protein, translated as MAAGAGTPLSAQDVLAQLAALENPRMREVNLRHDDDHGVNLTQLRAVAKAAGRDHALAVDLWGSGDTAGRLVAILVARPRLYGAAELDAMLRDARVPKVHDWLVGYVVKKSPHVEELRSAWFADPDPVVASAGWFLTSDRVAKAPDGLDLPGLLDLVEKHLQDAPARLQWAMNECLATVGIHHPDLRPRAIAIGERLRVLEDYPTPPGCTSPYAPVWIAEVVRRQAAG; from the coding sequence ATGGCGGCTGGTGCAGGGACGCCGTTGTCCGCGCAGGACGTGCTGGCGCAGCTCGCGGCGCTCGAGAACCCGCGGATGCGGGAGGTCAACCTCCGTCACGACGACGACCACGGCGTCAACCTCACGCAGCTGCGCGCGGTCGCCAAGGCGGCGGGCCGGGACCACGCGCTCGCGGTCGACCTGTGGGGGAGCGGGGACACCGCGGGACGCCTCGTCGCGATCCTCGTCGCCCGCCCCCGGCTGTACGGGGCAGCCGAGCTGGACGCGATGCTCCGGGACGCACGCGTGCCGAAGGTGCACGACTGGCTCGTCGGCTACGTCGTCAAGAAGAGCCCGCACGTCGAGGAGCTGCGGTCCGCGTGGTTCGCCGACCCCGATCCCGTCGTCGCGAGCGCGGGATGGTTCCTGACGTCGGACCGCGTGGCGAAGGCCCCGGACGGCCTCGACCTGCCGGGACTGCTCGACCTGGTCGAGAAGCACCTGCAGGACGCGCCCGCGCGCCTGCAGTGGGCGATGAACGAGTGCCTGGCCACCGTCGGCATCCACCACCCGGACCTGCGGCCCCGGGCGATCGCGATCGGGGAGCGGCTCCGGGTCCTCGAGGACTACCCGACGCCGCCGGGCTGCACGTCGCCGTACGCGCCGGTGTGGATCGCGGAGGTCGTGCGCCGGCAGGCCGCCGGCTGA
- a CDS encoding manganese catalase family protein, whose product MYLHVQRLINDIVPDEPDPAAANALQEGLGGQFGEMRTMMQYLFQSINFRGPTGKPYRDLLQGIGTEEISHVELIGTTIARLLDGSPRYQGKKTDPLDTPGAGGATPLATALDAGNIHHYLVAAQGALPVDSAGNPWSGSYVYNSGNLVLDLLYNLMLESTGRLQKCRIYEMTDNKTARSTIAYLIVRDQAHENAYAKALETLGVDWGKVLPIPKTNAEQFPEVKKLLDLGLQSKQYTFDLTASSEAGKIFQGMSPSNDGTELDASEQAPAGVPSTIAKERFEEYAPGLDPELLSLIQATADLEMAEVQPLYGPVAG is encoded by the coding sequence ATGTACCTGCACGTCCAACGACTCATCAACGACATCGTCCCCGACGAGCCGGACCCGGCAGCCGCGAACGCCCTGCAGGAGGGCCTCGGCGGTCAGTTCGGCGAGATGCGCACGATGATGCAGTACCTGTTCCAGAGCATCAACTTCCGTGGTCCGACGGGCAAGCCCTACCGGGACCTGCTGCAGGGCATCGGCACCGAGGAGATCAGCCACGTCGAGCTGATCGGCACCACCATCGCCCGCCTCCTCGACGGGTCCCCGCGCTACCAGGGCAAGAAGACCGACCCCCTGGACACGCCCGGTGCGGGCGGCGCGACCCCGTTGGCGACGGCGCTCGACGCCGGCAACATCCACCACTACCTCGTCGCGGCGCAGGGCGCGCTGCCCGTGGACTCCGCGGGCAACCCCTGGAGCGGGTCGTACGTCTACAACTCCGGGAACCTCGTCCTGGACCTGCTGTACAACCTCATGCTCGAGTCCACGGGGCGCCTGCAGAAGTGCCGGATCTACGAGATGACCGACAACAAGACGGCCCGGTCGACGATCGCGTACCTCATCGTCCGCGACCAGGCCCACGAGAACGCCTACGCCAAGGCGCTGGAGACGCTCGGCGTCGACTGGGGCAAGGTCCTGCCGATCCCCAAGACGAACGCCGAGCAGTTCCCCGAGGTGAAGAAGCTCCTCGACCTCGGTCTGCAGAGCAAGCAGTACACGTTCGACCTCACGGCCTCCTCCGAAGCCGGGAAGATCTTCCAGGGGATGTCCCCGTCGAACGACGGTACGGAGCTCGACGCGAGCGAGCAGGCGCCCGCGGGTGTCCCGTCGACCATCGCCAAGGAGCGCTTCGAGGAGTACGCACCCGGGCTCGACCCGGAGCTGCTGTCACTCATCCAGGCGACCGCAGACCTGGAGATGGCCGAGGTCCAGCCGCTGTACGGGCCCGTGGCGGGCTAG
- a CDS encoding DUF2231 domain-containing protein: MTHTDDRSAALRAVQALEESPTLDPVVERLRPPVADLLARFPGVAALLHGRPLGHALHPLLTDVPIGLWTSAAALDLTGGPSAGPHADRLVGLGVLAALPTSLSGLADWAVSGRRTRRVGAAHAILNSAGLTLYAGSWLLRRRGSRPLGVAASLAATGLVGASAYLGGHMSSRLGAPPRGRSGPPTTRPAPDADEVEVAPGSSNGATTV; encoded by the coding sequence ATGACGCACACCGACGACCGGTCCGCCGCCCTGCGAGCCGTCCAGGCGCTCGAGGAGAGCCCGACGCTCGACCCGGTGGTCGAGCGCCTGCGACCCCCGGTCGCGGACCTGCTCGCGCGCTTCCCCGGCGTGGCGGCGCTGCTGCACGGCCGGCCGCTCGGGCACGCGCTGCACCCGTTGCTGACCGACGTGCCGATCGGTCTGTGGACGTCGGCGGCCGCGCTCGACCTCACCGGCGGCCCGTCAGCCGGTCCGCACGCCGACCGCCTCGTCGGTCTCGGCGTCCTGGCCGCGCTGCCGACGTCGCTGTCCGGCCTGGCCGACTGGGCCGTCTCCGGGCGGCGGACCCGCCGGGTCGGTGCGGCCCACGCGATCCTCAACTCCGCGGGGCTCACCCTGTACGCCGGGTCCTGGCTGCTGCGCCGACGCGGGTCACGGCCCCTGGGCGTCGCGGCGTCCCTGGCGGCCACGGGTCTCGTGGGCGCGAGCGCCTACCTCGGCGGGCACATGTCGTCCCGCCTGGGCGCTCCCCCGCGCGGCCGCAGCGGCCCGCCGACCACCCGCCCGGCACCCGACGCCGACGAGGTGGAGGTCGCGCCCGGCAGCAGCAACGGCGCGACGACCGTCTGA
- a CDS encoding methylated-DNA--[protein]-cysteine S-methyltransferase — protein MTTVRHATGTTDPASTTNPAGTIDEATLRTLHARLVARAQADGLLDVTYRVVDSPVGPLLVAAGEAGVLRVAFEVQGHDAALEDLAGRVSPRLLEGGARLDAVLRELDEYFAGTRRAFDAPLDLRLVAGFRREVVEALPRVGYGATASYAQVAASAGRPAAVRAVGTACALNPVPVLLPCHRVVRSDGTPGRYAGGDAAKRTLLELERTGPHPLPDGAGEA, from the coding sequence ATGACCACCGTCCGCCACGCGACCGGCACGACCGACCCGGCCAGCACGACCAACCCCGCCGGCACGATCGACGAGGCGACGCTGCGGACGCTCCACGCGCGGCTCGTGGCGCGCGCGCAGGCCGACGGCCTGCTCGACGTCACCTACCGGGTGGTCGACTCACCCGTCGGGCCGCTGCTCGTGGCCGCGGGGGAGGCGGGCGTGCTGCGCGTCGCGTTCGAGGTGCAGGGCCACGACGCGGCGCTCGAGGACCTGGCGGGGCGTGTCAGCCCCCGGCTGCTCGAGGGGGGCGCCCGGCTCGACGCCGTCCTGCGCGAGCTCGACGAGTACTTCGCCGGCACCCGGCGTGCGTTCGACGCCCCGCTGGACCTGCGCCTCGTCGCGGGGTTCCGCCGGGAGGTCGTCGAGGCGCTGCCGCGCGTGGGCTACGGCGCGACCGCGTCCTACGCGCAGGTCGCGGCGAGTGCCGGGAGGCCCGCAGCCGTCCGGGCCGTCGGCACCGCGTGCGCGCTCAACCCGGTGCCCGTGCTGCTGCCGTGCCACCGGGTGGTGCGCTCCGACGGTACGCCGGGCCGGTACGCGGGTGGCGACGCCGCCAAGCGCACCCTGCTGGAGCTCGAGCGGACCGGCCCCCACCCCCTTCCCGACGGCGCGGGCGAGGCGTAG
- a CDS encoding Fic family protein produces the protein MATDEVPRRWPTYATETVEWRSADAGYGPRSGRSAHTGPYEAAVPPRIADADVLLSSRTSALVVEASAEIARFDGETHAATTSFAALLLRTEAASSSQIENLTSTPKAIALAELGRKGRVHADEIVANVTAMTRALEAASHLGSDAILRMHHALMVGHLPAAAGRWRDEQVWIGGSARSPHGATYIAPVHPRVPGAIDDLVAFMGRDDVPLLAQAALTHAQFESVHPFPDGNGRTGRALLHAQLRHGGLTRQAIVPVSAGLLTDTERYFAALTAYRDGDVEPIVTEVAQAVFPALASSRLLIADVTAARAAWGERIRARRGAAAWALADLVMTRPVVDARLAADVLGVSSVNAQLAIDRLVDDGVLEQIGRGARDRVWQAAEVLAAMDRFAARSHRRVW, from the coding sequence GTGGCCACGGATGAGGTCCCTCGGCGCTGGCCGACGTACGCGACGGAGACCGTCGAGTGGCGCTCCGCCGACGCCGGCTACGGCCCACGCTCCGGCCGGAGCGCGCACACCGGCCCGTACGAGGCCGCCGTCCCGCCACGGATCGCCGACGCCGACGTGCTCCTGTCCTCCCGGACCTCCGCCCTGGTCGTCGAGGCGTCGGCGGAGATCGCGCGATTCGACGGCGAGACGCACGCCGCCACCACGTCGTTCGCCGCGCTGCTGCTGCGCACCGAGGCGGCCAGCTCCTCGCAGATCGAGAACCTCACGTCGACGCCGAAGGCCATCGCGCTCGCGGAGCTCGGCCGCAAGGGCCGCGTCCACGCCGACGAGATCGTCGCCAACGTGACCGCGATGACCCGGGCGCTGGAGGCGGCCTCGCACCTGGGCTCCGACGCGATCCTGCGGATGCACCACGCCCTGATGGTCGGGCACCTGCCCGCCGCGGCCGGCCGGTGGCGCGACGAGCAGGTGTGGATCGGGGGCAGCGCGCGCAGCCCGCACGGCGCCACGTACATCGCGCCCGTGCACCCGAGGGTGCCCGGCGCCATCGACGACCTCGTCGCCTTCATGGGTCGCGACGACGTGCCCCTGCTCGCGCAGGCGGCGCTCACGCACGCGCAGTTCGAGTCCGTCCACCCGTTCCCCGACGGCAACGGGCGCACCGGTCGCGCGCTGCTGCACGCCCAGCTGCGGCACGGGGGGCTCACGCGGCAGGCGATCGTGCCGGTCTCCGCCGGGCTGCTCACCGACACCGAGCGCTACTTCGCGGCCCTGACCGCGTACCGCGACGGGGACGTCGAGCCGATCGTCACGGAGGTCGCGCAGGCGGTGTTCCCCGCGTTGGCGAGCTCCCGCCTGCTCATCGCCGACGTCACCGCCGCGCGCGCAGCGTGGGGCGAGCGGATCCGGGCACGCCGCGGCGCCGCGGCGTGGGCGCTCGCGGACCTGGTGATGACGCGCCCGGTCGTCGACGCCCGCCTGGCCGCTGACGTGCTCGGCGTCAGCTCGGTCAACGCACAGCTCGCGATCGACCGGCTGGTCGACGACGGCGTGCTCGAGCAGATCGGCCGCGGCGCCCGCGACCGCGTCTGGCAGGCCGCCGAGGTGCTCGCCGCGATGGACCGGTTCGCCGCGAGGTCGCACCGCCGCGTGTGGTGA
- the mqo gene encoding malate dehydrogenase (quinone) produces the protein MTSPGTTPRRRPSIRDVAPGTHDSAADVDVLLVGGGIMSATLASLLGSLEPGWRTEIHERLDAPALESTNAWNNAGTGHAALCELNYTPQRADGSVDVSKAVTINEQFELSRELWHHLAAAGRLPGAQDAVSTTPHMTFVRGAQDVELLRRRWEALREHRLFQGLEFTTDPAVIADWAPLLMADRADDEPVAATRASWGTDVDFGSLTRAMLTDAVARGATLHTSSEVTRLKRLRDGRWRVTVADRRWNGRPPRTLTARFVFVGAGGGALHLLQRARIEEIRGYAGFPISGQFLRTTRPEVVEQHQAKVYGKAAIGAPPMSVPHLDTRVVDGDRALMFGPYAGWSMKFLRQGSWTDLLRSVRPGNVLPMLAVGLRNLDLVTYLVREVTAGDTARLRTLRSYMPSADLRDWELITAGQRVQVIKRGPGGGVLEFGTELVASADGTIAGLLGASPGASTAAATMLDLLGRCFPERAERWRPRLHQMMPSLGGGEWDAALERQLVDDGSLTGGH, from the coding sequence ATGACTTCCCCTGGGACGACCCCGCGACGTCGACCTAGCATCCGGGACGTGGCACCTGGCACGCACGACTCCGCAGCAGACGTCGACGTCCTCCTGGTGGGCGGGGGCATCATGAGCGCGACCCTCGCGTCGCTGCTCGGCAGCCTCGAACCCGGATGGCGCACCGAGATCCACGAGCGCCTCGACGCGCCCGCGCTCGAGAGCACCAACGCGTGGAACAACGCCGGCACCGGGCACGCCGCGCTGTGCGAGCTGAACTACACGCCGCAGCGCGCCGACGGCAGCGTCGACGTCAGCAAGGCCGTGACGATCAACGAGCAGTTCGAGCTCTCGCGCGAGCTGTGGCACCACCTCGCCGCCGCCGGCCGGCTGCCGGGCGCGCAGGACGCGGTGTCCACGACGCCCCACATGACGTTCGTGCGCGGGGCGCAGGACGTCGAGCTGCTGCGCCGCCGCTGGGAGGCGCTGCGCGAGCACCGCCTGTTCCAGGGCCTCGAGTTCACGACGGACCCCGCCGTGATCGCGGACTGGGCGCCGCTGCTGATGGCCGACCGTGCGGACGACGAGCCCGTCGCCGCGACGCGGGCCTCCTGGGGCACGGACGTCGACTTCGGTTCCCTGACCCGGGCGATGCTCACCGACGCCGTGGCGCGCGGCGCGACGCTGCACACGAGCAGCGAGGTCACCCGCCTGAAGCGCCTGCGCGACGGCCGGTGGCGCGTCACCGTGGCCGACCGGCGCTGGAACGGCCGCCCCCCGCGCACCCTCACGGCGCGCTTCGTGTTCGTCGGCGCGGGCGGTGGCGCGCTGCACCTGCTGCAGCGGGCGCGCATCGAGGAGATCCGCGGCTACGCCGGTTTCCCGATCAGCGGGCAGTTCCTGCGCACGACGCGGCCGGAGGTCGTCGAGCAGCACCAGGCCAAGGTGTACGGCAAGGCGGCGATCGGTGCGCCCCCCATGTCGGTGCCGCACCTGGACACCCGGGTCGTCGACGGTGACCGCGCCCTGATGTTCGGCCCCTACGCCGGGTGGAGCATGAAGTTCCTCCGCCAGGGGTCGTGGACCGACCTGCTGCGCTCGGTCCGCCCCGGGAACGTCCTGCCGATGTTGGCCGTCGGCCTGCGCAACCTCGACCTCGTGACGTACCTGGTCCGGGAGGTGACGGCGGGCGACACGGCGCGGCTGCGGACGCTGCGGTCGTACATGCCGTCCGCCGACCTGCGCGACTGGGAGCTGATCACCGCGGGCCAGCGGGTCCAGGTGATCAAGCGGGGGCCGGGCGGTGGTGTCCTGGAGTTCGGCACCGAGCTCGTCGCGTCGGCGGACGGCACGATCGCCGGTCTGCTGGGCGCGTCCCCCGGGGCGTCGACGGCGGCCGCGACGATGCTGGACCTGCTGGGCCGCTGCTTCCCCGAGCGCGCCGAGCGGTGGCGTCCGCGGCTCCACCAGATGATGCCGAGCCTCGGCGGCGGCGAGTGGGACGCGGCGCTCGAGCGCCAGCTCGTGGACGACGGGTCGCTCACCGGCGGACACTGA